From one Methanocella sp. genomic stretch:
- a CDS encoding PHP domain-containing protein encodes MKVDMHLHTSKSDGRDSLHNMVEAAEAKGLDLIAVTDHGPGHGSGITEKQALETKKEAERLQPNYRVKILAGIEAEILPTGEVLLESHEGLDIVLASFHGAPSEEVYYRAVLRAVTDPKVDVLAHHAWIAGRFAPIAKYEGELVELMATHEVAIEINSKHALPSWDFLQKCKEKGVKYTIGSDAHKAADVGSVAWANNTARHIFKNEGLFIPDLYS; translated from the coding sequence ATGAAAGTCGACATGCATCTCCACACTTCTAAGTCGGACGGCCGCGACAGCCTGCACAACATGGTGGAGGCCGCCGAGGCGAAGGGCCTCGACCTGATCGCCGTCACCGACCATGGCCCGGGCCACGGGAGCGGCATCACCGAGAAGCAGGCGCTGGAAACGAAAAAGGAGGCGGAAAGGCTTCAGCCGAACTATCGCGTAAAGATACTGGCCGGAATCGAGGCCGAGATTTTACCGACGGGCGAAGTGCTCCTGGAAAGCCATGAAGGCCTGGACATTGTCCTGGCCTCGTTCCACGGCGCCCCTTCCGAGGAAGTCTACTACCGCGCCGTCCTGAGGGCCGTGACCGACCCGAAGGTGGACGTGCTCGCCCACCACGCATGGATAGCAGGCCGCTTTGCACCTATCGCAAAATATGAGGGTGAGCTCGTGGAGCTGATGGCGACACATGAGGTGGCCATCGAGATCAACTCGAAGCATGCCCTGCCGTCGTGGGATTTCCTTCAGAAATGCAAGGAAAAAGGCGTTAAATATACCATCGGCAGCGACGCCCATAAAGCTGCGGACGTCGGTTCTGTGGCATGGGCAAATAACACGGCCCGCCACATCTTCAAGAACGAGGGGCTATTCATTCCCGATCTTTATTCATGA
- a CDS encoding DNA polymerase sliding clamp, whose product MFKAVINAEVFKDAIEAVSTIVDEAKFHITADGITARAVDPANVAMVSFDLKAGAFESFNATDGEIGVDLTRLNDILGMTSKDDKIELNLNEETRKLEIRTGGLAYTLSLLDPTSIRKEPKVPNIGLPAKVVLNGAELKRAVKAAEKVSDHMALGVVDKTFYVEAEGDLDKVRLDIPESSLISIQSSGNVRSLFSLDYLNDLAKSLGKAEKVNIDLGTDYPVKFTFNIAGGNGTVTYLLAPRIESE is encoded by the coding sequence ATGTTCAAGGCGGTTATCAATGCAGAGGTCTTCAAGGACGCCATCGAGGCCGTATCCACCATCGTCGACGAGGCCAAGTTCCACATCACCGCGGACGGCATCACGGCCCGGGCCGTGGACCCGGCGAACGTCGCCATGGTCTCATTCGACCTGAAGGCGGGCGCATTCGAGTCCTTCAATGCTACGGACGGCGAGATCGGCGTAGACCTGACCAGGCTGAACGACATCCTGGGCATGACCTCGAAGGACGACAAGATCGAGCTGAATCTGAACGAGGAGACCCGTAAGCTGGAGATCCGCACAGGCGGCCTGGCATATACACTGTCGTTACTGGACCCCACCTCTATTCGCAAGGAGCCCAAGGTACCGAACATAGGGCTGCCCGCGAAAGTCGTCCTGAACGGCGCCGAGCTCAAGCGTGCAGTGAAGGCCGCCGAGAAGGTATCCGACCACATGGCGCTGGGCGTCGTGGACAAGACGTTCTACGTCGAGGCCGAGGGCGACCTCGATAAGGTGCGCCTGGACATTCCGGAGTCGAGCCTCATCTCGATCCAGTCGAGCGGCAACGTGCGTTCGCTGTTCTCGCTGGACTATTTGAACGATCTTGCAAAGTCCCTGGGTAAGGCCGAGAAGGTCAATATCGACCTTGGCACCGACTACCCGGTCAAGTTCACGTTCAACATCGCCGGAGGCAACGGTACCGTTACCTACCTGCTGGCGCCGCGGATCGAATCCGAATAG
- a CDS encoding transcription factor S: protein MIPNSGVLKCRKCGFEKKASKEAVIVGEPEKPQREMTILEDKEAAGLPTTEDVKCPDCGNQKAYWWMRQLRSADESEVRFFRCTLCGKTWREYN, encoded by the coding sequence ATGATTCCCAATTCAGGTGTATTAAAATGCCGCAAGTGCGGCTTCGAGAAGAAGGCCTCGAAGGAGGCGGTCATCGTGGGGGAGCCGGAAAAGCCCCAGCGCGAGATGACCATCCTCGAGGATAAGGAAGCGGCCGGCCTGCCGACCACGGAGGATGTCAAGTGCCCCGACTGTGGCAACCAGAAGGCGTACTGGTGGATGCGGCAGCTCCGGAGCGCCGATGAGAGCGAAGTACGCTTCTTCCGCTGCACCCTGTGCGGCAAGACCTGGAGAGAATATAATTAA